A genomic window from Candidatus Latescibacter sp. includes:
- a CDS encoding carbohydrate-binding family 9-like protein: protein MKTALGIFSLFIISFSLAAEAQEPVYPEYVVKRTTEKIVVDGILDKADWQAAKSVGDFKFPWWTAGDKEQTEVKMLWNDTFLYVAWKCSDQHIWAEIYDTNSTTYKDDCVELFWNPNPKVGFMYNMFEINCIGNLLSVYNNFKRSIYLRDSRILVPHIAQSIQGTVNKDDDTDTGWIIEIAVRFSDYTEAYDGSAPKDGDMWRVALNRCGGKTNPQYSQWSPAQTPKPDLHSRGGKDFGKIIFSKEPVR, encoded by the coding sequence ATGAAAACAGCGCTTGGCATCTTTTCCCTGTTTATTATCAGTTTTTCCCTGGCCGCTGAGGCGCAGGAACCGGTATATCCCGAATATGTCGTGAAACGAACGACGGAGAAAATCGTGGTCGACGGCATCCTTGACAAGGCTGACTGGCAGGCCGCAAAATCGGTCGGCGATTTCAAATTCCCCTGGTGGACTGCGGGCGACAAGGAGCAGACTGAGGTGAAAATGCTCTGGAACGACACGTTCCTCTATGTGGCGTGGAAGTGCAGCGACCAGCATATCTGGGCCGAAATCTACGATACGAACTCCACTACCTACAAGGATGACTGCGTCGAGCTTTTCTGGAATCCCAATCCCAAGGTCGGTTTCATGTACAACATGTTCGAGATCAATTGCATCGGGAACCTTCTCAGCGTCTACAATAATTTCAAACGGAGCATCTATCTCCGTGACAGCCGTATTCTGGTACCCCATATCGCGCAGAGCATCCAGGGCACGGTGAATAAAGATGACGACACCGATACCGGCTGGATCATCGAGATTGCTGTCCGCTTCTCCGATTACACGGAGGCCTACGACGGTTCCGCACCGAAGGACGGCGACATGTGGCGTGTGGCGCTGAACCGCTGCGGCGGAAAGACCAACCCGCAATACAGCCAGTGGAGCCCGGCGCAGACTCCCAAGCCGGATTTGCATTCACGCGGGGGTAAAGATTTCGGCAAGATCATATTCAGCAAAGAACCGGTGCGATAA
- a CDS encoding alpha-L-fucosidase — translation MNYRYVSILAKVLGCFWLMISTFTPVLAQKSEPQSFLQANSKDMLWWKNARFGLFIHWGPVSLKGTEIGWSRGGERRGQGGTGEIPVEVYDNLYKEFNPVKFNADEWVKIAKEAGMKYLVFTRKHHDGFSMFDSGLTDYKITNSPFKRDVVKELADACHRAGIRLGFYYSPVDWHHPDYRTKNHARYIQYLHGQIRELCSRYGQVDILWFDGLQVHPMSGSGGETTYDPAWAKDWDSGNLFREIRTLQPHIIINNRCGLKGDFDTPEQHVGFYQPGRPWESCITICQQWAWKPNDTMKSLKECIHTLVMCAGGDGNLLLNVGPMPTGEIEPRQVARLKEMGAWLKQYGRAVYGTRGGPFPPGEWGASTCRGATAYVHILNWKGDTVLLPPDPRKLVSHTVLTGGKAAVKQTPKGIEISVPAGERNEIDTIVELRFNRRL, via the coding sequence ATGAACTATCGATACGTTTCAATACTGGCAAAAGTTCTGGGGTGTTTCTGGCTCATGATCTCGACATTTACTCCGGTTCTTGCACAGAAATCAGAGCCTCAATCCTTTCTTCAGGCAAACTCGAAGGATATGCTCTGGTGGAAGAATGCCCGGTTCGGCCTGTTCATTCACTGGGGGCCGGTGAGCCTTAAAGGCACAGAGATCGGCTGGTCGAGGGGCGGGGAACGGCGCGGTCAGGGCGGCACCGGCGAAATCCCTGTAGAGGTGTACGACAACCTCTACAAGGAGTTCAACCCGGTCAAATTCAACGCCGACGAGTGGGTGAAAATAGCCAAAGAGGCCGGCATGAAATACCTGGTGTTCACCAGAAAACACCATGACGGCTTCTCCATGTTCGACAGCGGGCTTACCGACTACAAGATCACCAATTCCCCGTTCAAGCGGGATGTGGTCAAAGAGCTGGCCGACGCCTGCCATCGCGCAGGGATACGCCTTGGATTCTACTATTCCCCCGTTGACTGGCACCACCCGGACTACCGTACCAAAAACCACGCCCGCTACATCCAGTACCTGCACGGCCAGATACGGGAGCTGTGCTCACGCTACGGCCAGGTGGATATCCTGTGGTTCGATGGCCTCCAGGTTCATCCCATGTCCGGCAGCGGCGGAGAAACCACCTACGACCCCGCCTGGGCGAAGGACTGGGATTCTGGGAATCTCTTCCGCGAGATTCGCACCTTGCAGCCGCATATCATCATCAACAACCGCTGCGGGCTGAAAGGGGATTTCGACACCCCCGAGCAGCATGTCGGATTCTACCAGCCCGGCCGTCCCTGGGAATCCTGCATCACCATCTGCCAGCAGTGGGCGTGGAAACCCAACGATACCATGAAATCGCTCAAGGAATGCATCCATACCCTGGTCATGTGCGCTGGCGGCGATGGCAACCTGCTTCTCAATGTGGGGCCGATGCCCACCGGGGAGATCGAGCCTCGTCAGGTCGCCCGCCTGAAGGAAATGGGCGCCTGGCTGAAACAGTACGGACGCGCTGTTTATGGCACACGCGGCGGGCCGTTCCCGCCGGGTGAATGGGGCGCTTCCACGTGCAGGGGCGCCACCGCCTATGTCCACATCCTGAACTGGAAAGGCGACACCGTTCTCCTGCCGCCAGATCCCCGCAAGCTGGTATCCCACACCGTGCTGACCGGGGGCAAGGCCGCAGTAAAACAGACCCCTAAGGGAATAGAAATTTCAGTGCCGGCGGGAGAGCGGAATGAGATCGATACGATTGTGGAGCTGAGGTTCAACAGGAGGTTGTGA
- a CDS encoding right-handed parallel beta-helix repeat-containing protein — protein MKTNGGSLLLRAAVLIGAAVLFCSAAIAETYYVSLQGDDAKDGKTAQTAFRTVKKGVSILKSGDMLIIKSGDYGDEQAVVSNSGTREAPITIKAEETGKVILKGTGEGTGILLQDKNHVVIEGIEFGNYMMGVAIKYASSYITVRKCIFRENNSSGILVYGNFRKPEASQGIVLTENTFLDFSDKQDYGLCLYASCNLKATNNYFYGVHHQALSFKKLMKDSVASGNTFEGFRYSAIYIGQNDDSTEEGYLRSERIVAEGNVFRPAKDFHAKRAVCVANVTDAVVRNNFVDSVYGGDGEGCIAVHPISTGAKIYGNLIVSEKGNVQPSMYIEADCEVYNNTLVDCNLALEIVSGNAPVLRNNIFCGNKTQVKFSPAPNYKEEQEHKTRRFPDGKVWTWRADPAKKPVFDRNNWFPKVEGVGATDISVDPKFVGLFEPLKLGGVNPVFKPYFFRAEAYKLSKDSPCKGMGAFDIAAK, from the coding sequence ATGAAGACGAACGGCGGAAGTTTATTGTTGCGGGCGGCTGTGTTGATCGGTGCGGCTGTGTTGTTCTGTTCGGCTGCAATCGCCGAGACCTATTACGTATCGCTACAGGGCGACGATGCAAAGGACGGTAAGACGGCCCAGACCGCCTTTCGAACGGTCAAGAAGGGCGTGTCGATTCTTAAGTCTGGCGATATGCTAATCATAAAGTCCGGCGACTATGGCGACGAGCAGGCGGTAGTGAGCAATAGCGGAACGAGGGAAGCGCCTATCACCATCAAGGCCGAGGAAACGGGAAAGGTCATACTGAAGGGAACCGGCGAAGGCACCGGCATCCTCCTGCAGGATAAGAACCATGTCGTCATCGAAGGCATAGAGTTCGGCAACTACATGATGGGCGTTGCCATAAAGTATGCCTCCAGCTATATAACGGTCAGGAAGTGCATTTTCCGGGAGAACAACTCATCCGGAATTCTGGTGTACGGCAATTTCAGGAAGCCGGAGGCCAGCCAGGGCATCGTCCTTACCGAGAATACGTTCCTGGATTTCTCCGACAAGCAGGACTACGGGCTGTGCCTCTACGCCTCCTGCAATCTCAAGGCGACGAACAACTATTTCTACGGCGTGCATCATCAGGCGCTGTCGTTCAAGAAGCTGATGAAGGATTCGGTCGCCTCCGGCAACACGTTCGAGGGCTTCCGCTACTCGGCCATCTACATCGGCCAGAACGACGACAGCACGGAAGAGGGATATCTGCGTTCCGAGAGGATCGTGGCCGAGGGCAACGTCTTCCGCCCGGCGAAGGACTTCCACGCCAAGCGAGCCGTCTGCGTGGCTAACGTCACCGACGCCGTCGTACGAAACAACTTCGTCGATTCCGTTTACGGAGGAGACGGGGAAGGATGCATCGCCGTCCATCCCATCTCCACGGGAGCGAAAATTTACGGCAACCTTATCGTCAGCGAGAAGGGAAACGTCCAGCCGTCGATGTACATAGAGGCCGACTGCGAGGTTTACAACAACACGCTTGTGGACTGCAACCTTGCTTTGGAGATCGTCTCCGGGAACGCGCCGGTGCTGCGGAATAATATCTTTTGCGGAAACAAGACGCAGGTGAAATTCTCGCCGGCGCCGAACTACAAAGAGGAGCAGGAACACAAGACCCGCCGCTTCCCTGATGGCAAGGTGTGGACCTGGCGCGCGGACCCCGCGAAGAAGCCTGTTTTTGATCGCAATAACTGGTTCCCCAAAGTCGAAGGCGTTGGCGCGACGGACATCTCCGTTGATCCGAAATTCGTCGGGCTGTTCGAGCCGTTGAAACTCGGCGGAGTCAATCCGGTCTTCAAGCCTTATTTCTTTCGCGCTGAGGCGTACAAGCTGTCCAAAGACAGCCCTTGCAAGGGCATGGGCGCGTTTGATATCGCCGCGAAATGA